The Bacteroidales bacterium DNA segment TTATGATTTTAAAAAGAAAATATTCATAAAATAAATATTAAGGAAAGGTATTATAAATTAATGAATTAGTCAGGGCTTCACTTGGAGTGAAACCCTGACTTTTAAAAGTTTTAAGAAAATTAAATGAGCATTAAACAAAAACAAAACAGCAGAAGAAAACCGGATTGGTTAAAAATACGATTACCTCAAAGCGGAAAATATGCCGATGTTCAAAAAACTGTTAAAAAACATAATTTAAATACTATCTGTACAAGCGGAAAATGTCCGAATTTGGGTGAATGTTGGGACAGAGGAACAGCAACTTTGATGATTCTGGGAAATATTTGCACACGAGCATGTAAATTTTGTGCGGTAAAAACAGGCAAACCTCTCCTGCCCGACTTAAATGAACCAAAAAATGTTGCAGAATCTGTTAAACTGTTAAAATTAAAACATTGTGTGTTAACTTCTGTTGACAGAGATGATTTAGATGATAAAGGAGCAGGTATTTGGGCTGAAACAGTAACAGAAATTAAGAAGCTTAACCCAAAAACAACAATCGAAACATTAATCCCTGATTTTGATGCAGTTCCTGACCTTATCCAAAAAGTAATTAATGCAAAACCGGAAGTAATATCGCATAATTTAGAGACTGTAAAACGATTAACTCCCGAAATCAGGAGCCGAGCAAAATATGACACAAGTTTAAAAGTAATAAAATACATTTCAGATTCCGGTATCATTTCAAAATCCGGAATAATGGCAGGTCTCGGAGAAACATTTGATGAAGTTCTTGAATTAATGGATGATTTAATAGCTGTCGGTTGTAAAGTATTTACCATAGGACAGTATCTTCAACCAACTCCGAAACACGCTGAAGTTGTTGAATATGTGCATCCTGATATTTTCAAACAATATGAAAAAATCGGTCTTGAAAAAGGCTTTGATTTTGTTGAGAGCAGTCCGTTAGTTCGATCTTCTTATCATGCAGAGAAGCATGTGAAACAATTAAAATCTGAATCCAATTCCGGAACTAACTCTGAATGAAGGCTTTATATCATCATGCAAAAACACAAAGTTATTTTCAGCTTTTAAATATAAACCTGATTTATGAAAAAATTTAACAGAAAGGTCTGTAAATAACGGATGTCTGAAATCAAAATCATCACCATTTTCTGCAAATTTCCAAAAATTAAGAACAGATTGACTTAAAGCCAATTTAACAGATAAGGAATATTTTCTTCCTAATTTCCTTTTATATTCTCCATATATTCCCGGAGCTAAATGAAATCCGTCATATTCAATCATTTCCGGATAATAAAGAAGATAAGAAATACCTGAAATATATTTGTCGGATATTCTTATTCCTGCTATAAATTGTGAATTATCTTTACAAAAAACTTGTTTCCCGATATCTAAACTTCCGAAAAAACCGGTAGTTATCGTGTAATCAACAATATTGTCTCCCTTAGGATCATCAAACAAATTATAAATTTCTCT contains these protein-coding regions:
- the lipA gene encoding lipoyl synthase, giving the protein MSIKQKQNSRRKPDWLKIRLPQSGKYADVQKTVKKHNLNTICTSGKCPNLGECWDRGTATLMILGNICTRACKFCAVKTGKPLLPDLNEPKNVAESVKLLKLKHCVLTSVDRDDLDDKGAGIWAETVTEIKKLNPKTTIETLIPDFDAVPDLIQKVINAKPEVISHNLETVKRLTPEIRSRAKYDTSLKVIKYISDSGIISKSGIMAGLGETFDEVLELMDDLIAVGCKVFTIGQYLQPTPKHAEVVEYVHPDIFKQYEKIGLEKGFDFVESSPLVRSSYHAEKHVKQLKSESNSGTNSE